The DNA window TGCCTACGCCGCAGCGCCTGCGGTTCTTCGGCGTGCACGTCAGCGATCCGGCGCGTTCGCAGTTGTACTCGTCCAACTACTCGCTGGACGTCGCCAAGGCCTCCAGCCTGGCGCTGGACTACTGCCGCCAGCAGACCGGGCAGGAATGCGTAGTGCTCGGCTCGTTCGTCGATCAATGCCAGTCGATCGTGATCGACAAGGCGCGCAAGACCTACCGCGGCCTGGACCTGATTCCGCGCGTGGCCGCGCGCACCGCCATGGCCGAGTGCCAGCGCGGTACCCGCTCCGGCGAGTGCCGCTTGTGGCGCCTGCCGCTGTGCAGCGGCTCGGACTACAGCGGCGGCAATTTCATCGGCGAGGACAACGGCCGCACGCCCGAGCAGATCGCCGAGGAGATCGCGACCATGACCCGCGAACTGTCGGCCGAGTTGGCCGCGGACGGCGGTTGAGTCTCGCCCTGCCGCCGAGCGCGGCGCAACGCCCAGGACGCCGATCAAGACCCATGGACCCCGCCAAGCATATCGACGCCGTCGTCGCTTCAGGACTGGCCCCGCTGCTGAAATCTCACGGCTTCGCCAAGGCCGGCCGCAGCTTCCACCGCCGACACGGCGATCGCTGGCAGGTGGTGAACGTCCAGGCCAGCAGCGGCAACAGCGCCGCGCAGGCGCGCTTCACCCTCAATCTGGGCCTGTACATCCCCGAGATCGAGGTGTTGGCTGGAAACGCTCCGCTGGCCGGCAAGCCCAAGGAGTACGAGTGCACCCTGCGCGAGCGCATCGGCGCGCTGATGCCGCAGGCCCGCGACCATTGGTGGACGCTCGCGCCCGACAGCGACCCGGCGCTGCTGGCGCCCGAACTGGCCGACGCCTTCGCGGCCCACGGCTTGCCTTGGCTGGAGGGCTATGCCGATCTGGCCAAGGTCGCCGCACGGCTGGCCGAGGCGCCGACGATCCTGGCCGCGGCGGCGGCGCTGGCGGCCGGCGACCGCGAGGCGGCGGCACGCCGGATCGAACACATGAAGGCCGACCGGCCGCGGGCGACGGCGGTGGCGGACGCGTGGGCGGCCAAGCACCTGACGGCTTGAGTCCGATGCCCGCACCCGGGGGCGGAACGGCAGCGATATTTACGGAGCACGGATGAGTCGGGCGGAATGGTCTACTGCGGTGTTGCGGGTGTTCGGCGACGACCTGGACCCCGATGAAGTCAGCACGCTGCTTGGCAGCAGCCCGAGCAGTTCGGCGCGCAAAGGCGACCGGCTGGTCAACGCGGCCACCGGGCGGGTGCGTATCCTCAAGACAGGCCGCTGGAGCCTGAGCGCCGTGGACAACAGGCCTGAAAACATCGAAGCGCAGATCTTCACGATCCTCGGCGGCGTGACCGACGACCTGGCGGTCTGGCGCTCGCTGGGGGAGCGCTACCGAGTGGACCTGTTCTGCGGAGTGTTCATGGAAAGCGGCAACGACAATCTGCGGCTTTCGCCCCAAGCGCTGCTCGCGCTGGGGCAGCGCGGAATCGAGCTGGAACTGGACATTTACGATCCGGCAGACGAAGCAGCGGCACAGCCGCATTGAGTCGGGCGACGGACGAGATCGCATCTTGACGCATATACCCACAGCCAAGGAAAAGGACCGTTTCGAGCGGCTCCAGCTCAGCGTCGGCCAGATGCCGCGATGCGCATTGAGCGAAGGGGCGTTCGCTACCGGCGAACACCATCGCCAGCGCGATCCCGACACTGTCTTCGCGCGGCTGCGATACCCCCGTCCTCAGGCGATACGCGCCTTGCGCGAACGCAGTCGTCCGGCCCTATGAACCTGCACTGGAAAGACCTGGAGACCGATGGCGGCCAGTGGTTCGGCCTGGCCCTGCAGTGCAGGATGGACGACGGCCGCCATCGCAAGCCGCCGTTGCACCTGGAGAGCGGCGACAACGGCCGGATCCGGCTGGTGCAGGAGTGCGCGGGCAGCGATGAATCGGTAGTGCGCTTCTGGGCGACGCTGCTGAGCGACTACGAGGGCGTTTATTGGCTGCGCGGCGCCGACGAGGCGCCGGCGCCAGTGCCGGCGTCGACGCTGGATTCGGCGATCGTCGAGCGGCATGCGGCGTTGCCGCAGGCGCAACGCCTGCCCGGATGGAGCCGGGTGTTCGCGCAGGCGCTGGCCGAGGGCCCGGCCTCGTTCCTGTACCCGGGGCTGTGGGTGTTGATGGCGATGCGCCCCAAGCCCGGAACCTGGACGTTCGAAACCGAGCCCCTGCGCCGGGCGCAAGCGAGCTGGTGGCTCGAGGATGCTCGCGACGCCTTGCGCGAAGACCCGCTGTTCTTCATCGACTGGTGGCACGGACGCTACCCGCTGCTGAACCTGCGCGCGCCGGCCGCGGTCGACGACGGCCGGCTCAAGTGGTGGCGCAAGAAGGCGCGCGAGGAGGCGT is part of the Lysobacter firmicutimachus genome and encodes:
- a CDS encoding DUF4189 domain-containing protein, with translation MRKLACRAAGLLLSALLVQQAHADQGCPEGLSPIGRAPGPICVPTPGYGNGPVQRAAPPRTAPATMPAITMMPTPQRLRFFGVHVSDPARSQLYSSNYSLDVAKASSLALDYCRQQTGQECVVLGSFVDQCQSIVIDKARKTYRGLDLIPRVAARTAMAECQRGTRSGECRLWRLPLCSGSDYSGGNFIGEDNGRTPEQIAEEIATMTRELSAELAADGG
- a CDS encoding DUF4304 domain-containing protein, which gives rise to MDPAKHIDAVVASGLAPLLKSHGFAKAGRSFHRRHGDRWQVVNVQASSGNSAAQARFTLNLGLYIPEIEVLAGNAPLAGKPKEYECTLRERIGALMPQARDHWWTLAPDSDPALLAPELADAFAAHGLPWLEGYADLAKVAARLAEAPTILAAAAALAAGDREAAARRIEHMKADRPRATAVADAWAAKHLTA
- a CDS encoding DUF4279 domain-containing protein, whose protein sequence is MSRAEWSTAVLRVFGDDLDPDEVSTLLGSSPSSSARKGDRLVNAATGRVRILKTGRWSLSAVDNRPENIEAQIFTILGGVTDDLAVWRSLGERYRVDLFCGVFMESGNDNLRLSPQALLALGQRGIELELDIYDPADEAAAQPH